From Natronincola ferrireducens, the proteins below share one genomic window:
- a CDS encoding glycosyltransferase family 2 protein, whose amino-acid sequence MADTLLYISLFSIWTMLFYHIFLMQGGFLLSLNNLSIGESWINDIPPQPMVSILIPAHNEELVIEETIKSMINLNYPKDKLEIIIINDHSTDLTGMIAESYASRYLYIKVVNTIPPFVGKGKSTALNEGLKHSIGEIIVVYDADNTPEPDAVRNLILVLQKDSGAGVSVGKFRVINADKNLLTRLINIETITFQWLAQAGRWYWFKLCTIPGTNFAIRRSILEELGGWDENALSEDTELSIRVYNLGYYIRFFPLAVTWEQEPELWRVWWKQRTRWACGNLYVITKYILGFHKLQHKKVFIDLLYFMLTYFLFIGGILISHGILITSLFVDLNLTIGLVSYVLLVLGFLLFVTEALLAISIENNQLTFKNFFTVLLMYFTYSQIWLLLVMNAVYLEIKSMILRREITWYKTQRFQKVGKDKEHSA is encoded by the coding sequence TTGGCCGATACATTGCTATATATATCTTTATTTAGTATTTGGACCATGCTGTTCTATCATATATTCCTAATGCAGGGGGGATTTCTGCTGTCCCTAAACAATCTATCAATAGGGGAGTCGTGGATTAATGATATTCCTCCACAGCCTATGGTTAGCATTCTAATTCCTGCCCATAATGAAGAGCTTGTGATTGAAGAGACAATAAAATCAATGATAAACCTGAATTATCCTAAAGATAAGCTAGAGATTATCATAATAAATGATCATTCCACAGATTTAACAGGTATGATAGCAGAGTCCTATGCTAGTCGATACCTATATATAAAAGTAGTTAACACTATACCTCCGTTTGTAGGTAAGGGTAAATCTACTGCATTAAATGAAGGATTGAAGCATTCCATAGGGGAGATTATTGTTGTGTATGATGCCGACAATACACCTGAGCCAGATGCTGTTCGAAATTTAATCCTTGTTCTACAAAAAGACAGTGGTGCTGGTGTTTCTGTTGGAAAGTTCCGAGTGATTAATGCAGATAAAAATTTGCTAACAAGACTAATTAATATAGAAACCATTACTTTCCAGTGGTTAGCTCAAGCTGGAAGATGGTATTGGTTTAAACTATGTACTATTCCAGGTACGAATTTTGCAATAAGAAGAAGCATTTTAGAGGAGCTAGGAGGCTGGGACGAAAACGCTCTATCGGAAGATACAGAATTAAGCATTAGGGTCTATAATTTGGGCTATTATATCCGATTTTTTCCATTGGCAGTTACTTGGGAGCAAGAGCCAGAATTATGGAGGGTATGGTGGAAACAAAGAACTAGATGGGCTTGTGGGAACCTATATGTAATTACAAAATATATTTTAGGTTTTCATAAATTACAACATAAAAAGGTATTTATTGATTTACTATATTTTATGTTAACATATTTTTTGTTTATAGGGGGAATTCTCATCTCACATGGTATCCTCATTACTAGTTTATTTGTGGATTTAAACCTAACTATTGGTCTTGTTTCCTATGTGTTATTAGTACTAGGCTTTCTCTTATTTGTTACAGAAGCATTACTGGCAATAAGTATAGAAAATAATCAGTTGACTTTCAAAAACTTTTTTACGGTTTTACTCATGTATTTTACTTATTCCCAAATCTGGTTACTGTTAGTTATGAATGCAGTCTATTTAGAAATAAAGAGTATGATTTTAAGGCGAGAAATAACATGGTATAAAACACAACGGTTTCAGAAAGTTGGAAAAGACAAAGAGCACTCGGCATGA
- a CDS encoding substrate-binding domain-containing protein gives MKRGMSLLIIVILVMGLLTGCSGDAPQDASTENDTIRIGASLLTQSHPFQVAIKEAMEAEAAGLGVEIDIAIADQDLNRQISAIEDFINKGVDAIILVPVDSDGVMGAIMKAKEANIPVVTVDIKANGVEVDSHIATDNYAGGMIAAEAMAQFLEKAGDVGLITYPEVQSVRDRIDGFKEIADTYEDLNIVIELPGRTREEAVSASEDMLTSNPGLRGIFGFGDDMAIAATTVIGERNSDTIVVGFDGLEEARNSTDADNAFQAVVVQYPDLMGAEGVRNAVSLVRGEAVEKEVPVTPGLYVHGRGFVDVEVINGKVNIGL, from the coding sequence ATGAAAAGGGGAATGAGTTTATTAATTATTGTCATACTGGTAATGGGGTTGTTGACAGGCTGTTCAGGAGATGCACCTCAAGATGCTTCTACAGAAAACGATACCATACGAATTGGCGCTTCACTTTTGACACAATCACATCCATTCCAGGTTGCTATTAAAGAGGCTATGGAGGCTGAGGCGGCAGGGTTAGGTGTAGAAATTGATATCGCTATTGCGGATCAAGATTTAAATCGACAAATTTCAGCTATAGAGGATTTTATTAACAAGGGTGTAGATGCTATTATACTTGTGCCAGTTGATTCTGATGGTGTTATGGGAGCTATTATGAAGGCTAAGGAAGCAAATATTCCTGTTGTTACAGTGGATATTAAAGCAAATGGTGTTGAAGTAGATTCTCATATTGCTACTGATAACTATGCAGGTGGAATGATTGCAGCTGAAGCGATGGCTCAATTCTTAGAAAAAGCCGGAGATGTAGGATTAATTACTTACCCAGAAGTTCAATCAGTTAGAGATCGTATTGATGGATTTAAAGAAATTGCTGATACATATGAAGATCTAAACATCGTTATTGAATTACCAGGTAGAACAAGAGAAGAGGCTGTATCTGCTTCTGAAGATATGTTAACAAGTAATCCAGGACTTAGGGGTATTTTTGGCTTTGGTGATGATATGGCCATTGCAGCTACTACTGTTATAGGAGAAAGAAATAGCGATACAATTGTAGTAGGTTTTGACGGACTAGAAGAAGCTAGAAACTCTACAGATGCTGACAACGCCTTCCAAGCAGTTGTTGTTCAATACCCAGACCTAATGGGTGCTGAGGGTGTAAGAAATGCTGTAAGCCTAGTAAGGGGTGAAGCGGTAGAAAAAGAAGTGCCTGTAACACCAGGACTTTATGTCCATGGAAGAGGCTTTGTAGATGTAGAGGTTATAAATGGAAAAGTAAATATAGGTTTATAA
- a CDS encoding sugar ABC transporter ATP-binding protein yields MNTVLEMKGIRKVFPGVVALDDVNLKLERGKVLALLGENGAGKSTLMKILSGSYQPDDGEIFLYGEKVEIKDVMRAKELGISIIYQELSLCQNLTVAENIFALQEPTRWGLIKDDEIISRTRELFEEFNVDIDPTKMVEELSVSSQQMVEIVKALSLKPKIVIMDEPTSALSKKETETLFEIIEKLQQEGVSIIYISHRMEEIFRITNDVSVLRDGKYIGTVKTADTSSEELIKMMVGRTMDNIYPVKDFKYLRDEKLLEVRGYNKENYFHDINLYVRPGEILGLYGLMGSGRTEIAQGIFGILKKDRGEMFIHDKKVEIKDPFSAIQHKIAFVTEDRKREGLILTASVAENATMANIDKILNKFKLIEDKREAKIAKEHVADLKVKTPSIHQTINKLSGGNQQKVVISKWFEIEPEILILDEPTRGIDVSAKYEIYKLMIELAQKGVGIIMISSELPEILNVSDRLLVINKRQIVTELDPKNTTQEEIMTYIAGRGE; encoded by the coding sequence TTGAATACTGTTCTTGAGATGAAGGGAATTAGAAAGGTTTTTCCAGGTGTTGTTGCACTTGATGATGTAAACTTAAAGCTTGAAAGGGGAAAGGTTTTGGCGCTTTTAGGAGAAAATGGTGCTGGTAAATCTACATTGATGAAGATATTGTCAGGCTCTTACCAACCAGATGATGGAGAAATTTTTCTTTATGGAGAAAAGGTGGAGATAAAAGATGTAATGCGGGCTAAGGAATTAGGTATTAGTATTATTTATCAAGAGCTTAGTCTATGTCAAAATTTGACAGTGGCAGAAAATATCTTTGCACTACAGGAACCAACAAGGTGGGGTTTAATAAAAGATGATGAAATTATAAGCAGAACAAGGGAACTATTTGAAGAATTTAATGTAGACATTGATCCCACCAAGATGGTGGAGGAGTTGTCGGTTTCTAGTCAGCAAATGGTTGAAATCGTTAAGGCCCTATCCTTGAAGCCTAAAATTGTCATCATGGACGAGCCCACCTCTGCTTTAAGTAAGAAGGAAACAGAAACACTATTTGAAATAATAGAGAAGCTGCAGCAGGAAGGAGTTTCTATAATATATATATCCCACAGGATGGAGGAAATCTTTAGAATAACCAACGATGTAAGTGTATTAAGGGATGGAAAATATATTGGAACGGTTAAAACTGCAGACACATCCTCTGAAGAGCTTATCAAAATGATGGTGGGTAGAACTATGGATAATATATATCCTGTTAAAGATTTTAAATATTTAAGGGATGAAAAGCTGTTAGAGGTAAGGGGCTATAATAAGGAAAATTATTTTCATGATATCAATCTATATGTTAGGCCAGGAGAAATATTGGGATTATATGGCTTGATGGGTTCAGGAAGAACGGAGATTGCACAGGGGATTTTTGGCATATTAAAGAAGGACAGGGGAGAAATGTTTATTCATGATAAAAAGGTGGAGATAAAAGACCCCTTTTCTGCTATTCAACATAAAATTGCCTTTGTAACCGAGGATAGAAAAAGAGAAGGACTTATTTTGACGGCTAGCGTTGCTGAGAATGCTACTATGGCTAATATAGATAAAATTCTAAATAAATTTAAATTAATTGAAGATAAAAGAGAAGCCAAAATTGCAAAGGAACATGTTGCAGATCTTAAGGTTAAAACCCCTAGCATCCATCAGACAATTAATAAATTAAGTGGTGGCAATCAGCAGAAAGTGGTTATTTCGAAATGGTTTGAAATTGAACCGGAAATTCTTATTTTAGATGAACCCACTAGGGGAATAGATGTCAGTGCTAAATATGAAATTTACAAACTAATGATTGAGCTGGCTCAAAAGGGTGTAGGGATCATTATGATATCCTCTGAGCTACCTGAAATTTTGAATGTATCTGATAGATTATTGGTTATAAATAAACGTCAAATTGTTACGGAATTAGACCCTAAAAATACTACGCAAGAAGAGATCATGACATATATTGCTGGAAGAGGTGAATAG
- a CDS encoding ABC transporter permease: MQLKKIMNNRYFKSYGGVLLALVGLVILFSFLSPHFLRTNNILTIFNQVSIIAILAFGMTFVLMIGEIDLSVGSTLALSSVILGIALSTGVHPFIAIIFTLGVGILAGLFNGVVSAKLKIPSFIVTVATMGIFRGIGYALTDSRPIPITDSVILKIGNNRFLGAIPNAVIVMIFILIVFHIVLSRTKFGRQAKMVGGNKVAAEYVGVDTKKLQVKIFMISGLAAAVSGILMASRLYSAQPNTASGYELDAIASAVLGGTSLSGGYGTVLGTFIGAVIMGVINNGMNLVGMAYFYQQIVKGLIIIIAVFIDVRNKESILGKK; encoded by the coding sequence ATGCAGCTAAAAAAAATAATGAATAATAGATATTTTAAAAGCTATGGTGGTGTTTTGTTAGCACTGGTGGGATTAGTTATATTATTTTCTTTTCTAAGTCCTCATTTTTTAAGAACAAATAATATTTTAACCATTTTTAATCAGGTTTCAATTATTGCTATTTTGGCCTTTGGTATGACTTTTGTATTGATGATTGGTGAAATAGACCTATCGGTGGGGTCCACTTTAGCCCTATCTAGTGTCATACTGGGGATAGCCTTGTCAACCGGAGTACATCCCTTTATTGCCATCATTTTCACCCTTGGGGTGGGGATTCTGGCGGGGCTGTTTAATGGAGTGGTCAGTGCAAAGCTTAAAATTCCAAGTTTTATTGTAACTGTGGCCACCATGGGTATCTTTAGAGGAATTGGATATGCATTAACCGATTCTAGACCAATACCTATTACTGATTCAGTTATATTGAAAATAGGAAACAATAGATTTTTAGGCGCAATTCCCAATGCAGTTATTGTCATGATATTTATTTTGATTGTCTTTCATATAGTTTTATCTAGAACTAAATTTGGAAGACAGGCTAAAATGGTAGGTGGTAATAAAGTAGCAGCTGAATATGTAGGTGTAGATACGAAAAAATTACAAGTTAAAATATTTATGATTTCAGGGCTAGCCGCTGCCGTTAGTGGTATTTTAATGGCGTCTAGACTTTATTCAGCACAACCCAATACTGCATCTGGATATGAGCTAGATGCTATTGCGTCAGCGGTTTTAGGAGGTACCAGTCTGTCTGGGGGATATGGAACTGTACTAGGAACTTTCATAGGAGCAGTTATTATGGGTGTTATTAACAATGGAATGAACTTAGTTGGTATGGCATATTTTTATCAACAGATTGTAAAGGGTTTAATCATTATTATAGCTGTATTCATTGATGTTAGAAATAAGGAAAGTATACTTGGCAAAAAATAA
- a CDS encoding sugar kinase, protein MAEIITIGEVLVEVMAKSIGQNFHETGEFIGPFPSGAPAIFIDQAAKCGSKAMIISAVGEDGFGRINIERLTKDGVDISSIKISKDRATGVAFVTYKEDGDRDFLFHIGNAACGEIDEDFLKEEDFKDCRYFHIMGSAIYNEGTSRAILKGMELALKYGAKITFDPNVRKEIIDNDEKRKLLVHILEKAHIVLAGESELFYLTEIEEEAVSAKGLLENNAEAVIVKRGSRGTTLYTPQNTVNIEAYPVEEVDPTGAGDCFAGTFVGCINQGITVEKAVKLASIAGAKAVTKKGPMEGNTDLQELSRIFEEIYQ, encoded by the coding sequence ATGGCTGAAATAATTACCATTGGTGAAGTGCTGGTTGAGGTGATGGCAAAGTCCATAGGACAAAATTTTCATGAAACAGGAGAATTTATTGGTCCATTTCCAAGTGGTGCTCCAGCTATTTTTATAGATCAAGCAGCAAAATGTGGTAGCAAGGCTATGATTATATCAGCTGTTGGAGAAGATGGATTTGGAAGAATAAACATAGAACGTTTGACCAAGGATGGTGTTGATATTTCATCTATCAAAATATCAAAGGATAGGGCTACAGGTGTGGCTTTTGTCACCTATAAAGAAGATGGAGATCGTGATTTTTTATTTCATATAGGAAACGCCGCCTGTGGTGAAATAGATGAAGATTTTTTAAAGGAAGAAGATTTTAAGGATTGTAGATATTTTCATATTATGGGTTCTGCTATTTATAATGAAGGTACATCAAGGGCCATTCTTAAAGGGATGGAATTAGCATTAAAATATGGTGCCAAGATAACCTTTGATCCTAATGTTAGAAAAGAGATTATCGATAATGATGAAAAAAGAAAGTTATTGGTTCATATATTAGAAAAGGCTCATATTGTACTTGCTGGAGAAAGCGAACTATTTTATTTAACAGAAATAGAAGAGGAGGCAGTCAGTGCAAAGGGGTTGTTAGAAAATAATGCAGAAGCTGTAATAGTTAAACGAGGCAGCAGAGGAACTACCTTATACACACCACAGAACACAGTCAATATAGAAGCCTATCCAGTAGAGGAAGTAGACCCTACAGGAGCAGGAGATTGTTTTGCTGGAACATTTGTAGGCTGTATTAACCAAGGCATAACAGTTGAGAAGGCAGTGAAATTAGCTTCAATAGCTGGTGCAAAGGCAGTTACAAAAAAAGGGCCTATGGAGGGAAATACAGATCTTCAGGAGTTAAGTAGAATTTTTGAAGAAATTTATCAATAG
- the gatY gene encoding tagatose-bisphosphate aldolase subunit GatY, with amino-acid sequence MFISTMEILIDAQNKGYAVPAFNIHNLETAMAVAETAEELKSPVILAATPGTFTFNGRKNIHAIVETIAGTTSVPLTLHLDHHTSFEDIKTSVDLGCRSVMIDASHYSFEENIKIVKEVVSYTHKVGGTVEAELGVLGGIEDDLEVNEDRAKYTDPDAAKEFAERTGIDSLAIAIGTAHGLYKSEPKLDYERLKQIKELVSIPLVLHGASGIPNENIKRTIELGICKVNIATELKISFSNALRQHLINHPSENDPRKYFLSAKEAVKKIVKEKILLCNSNNRA; translated from the coding sequence ATGTTTATTTCGACGATGGAGATTTTAATTGACGCACAAAATAAAGGGTATGCAGTACCTGCCTTTAATATACATAATTTAGAAACTGCCATGGCAGTAGCAGAAACTGCAGAAGAATTAAAAAGTCCAGTTATATTGGCAGCTACCCCGGGAACCTTTACTTTTAATGGGAGAAAAAATATACATGCAATAGTAGAGACGATAGCTGGAACTACTAGTGTTCCCCTAACCCTTCATTTAGATCATCATACAAGCTTTGAGGATATTAAAACTTCCGTAGACTTAGGCTGCCGATCTGTAATGATTGATGCCTCCCATTATAGCTTTGAAGAAAATATAAAAATTGTCAAAGAAGTTGTAAGCTATACCCATAAAGTCGGCGGTACTGTTGAGGCAGAGCTGGGGGTGCTTGGGGGTATAGAGGATGACCTAGAGGTTAATGAAGATAGGGCTAAATATACAGATCCAGATGCCGCTAAAGAATTTGCAGAAAGAACTGGCATAGATTCCTTAGCTATAGCAATAGGTACAGCACATGGGTTATATAAATCTGAACCTAAATTAGATTATGAAAGATTGAAGCAAATAAAAGAGCTGGTTAGCATTCCTTTGGTATTACATGGTGCATCGGGAATTCCTAATGAAAATATTAAAAGGACTATAGAATTGGGAATATGCAAGGTAAATATTGCTACAGAACTAAAAATTTCCTTTAGCAACGCCCTAAGGCAGCACTTAATAAACCATCCTAGTGAAAATGATCCAAGAAAATATTTTCTATCAGCTAAGGAAGCTGTAAAAAAAATAGTAAAGGAAAAAATATTGTTGTGTAATAGCAACAATAGGGCATAG
- the pfkB gene encoding 1-phosphofructokinase encodes MILTITLNPAIDISYYVNELKLDNVNRCDKYIKTAGGKGINVTKVLRNLNCNVMATGFLGGSSGEFIKNELKKRKVDLRFVDIAGETRNCIAIVSQQQQTEILESGPFITEKEETNFIETLKDNLDKYPIQVVTASGSIPKGLSSSYYTKLIKISNERGIKFLLDTSGIYLHKAIEASPYLIKPNISELEGFYGKKIDSLEKLINVMEELRVYNIQIIVVSLGKEGCIALCDNEVYKVTVPQIKLKNPVGSGDAMVAGMGKGIENKHSYEEILKIGSTCGTLNAMNEETGAINIKEFQDIYNKIKVEKIKRVSI; translated from the coding sequence ATGATACTGACCATTACTTTAAATCCAGCCATTGATATATCCTATTATGTAAATGAATTGAAACTGGATAATGTGAATCGATGTGATAAATATATTAAAACAGCTGGTGGTAAGGGAATAAATGTTACTAAGGTACTACGGAATTTAAACTGTAATGTGATGGCCACAGGGTTTTTAGGAGGTAGTAGTGGGGAATTTATTAAAAATGAGCTTAAAAAAAGAAAGGTGGATTTAAGATTTGTTGATATAGCAGGAGAGACAAGGAATTGCATCGCCATTGTTTCACAGCAGCAACAGACTGAAATATTAGAATCTGGACCCTTTATCACTGAAAAAGAAGAAACTAATTTTATTGAAACACTAAAAGATAATTTAGATAAATATCCCATCCAAGTAGTAACTGCATCTGGTAGTATACCTAAAGGCTTGAGTAGTTCATATTATACAAAATTAATTAAAATAAGCAATGAAAGAGGAATTAAATTTTTGTTAGACACCAGTGGTATATATCTTCATAAGGCAATAGAGGCATCCCCTTATTTAATTAAACCTAATATTTCAGAACTGGAAGGATTTTATGGCAAAAAAATAGATAGCTTAGAAAAACTAATTAATGTCATGGAGGAATTGAGGGTTTATAATATTCAGATCATAGTGGTATCCCTAGGTAAAGAAGGATGCATTGCATTGTGCGATAATGAGGTATACAAAGTTACTGTTCCTCAGATTAAACTAAAAAATCCTGTAGGCTCAGGGGATGCAATGGTGGCAGGAATGGGAAAGGGCATTGAAAATAAGCATTCCTATGAAGAGATATTAAAAATAGGTAGCACCTGTGGAACACTTAATGCAATGAATGAAGAAACAGGAGCTATTAATATAAAAGAGTTTCAGGATATATACAATAAAATAAAAGTAGAAAAAATAAAAAGGGTTAGTATATAG
- a CDS encoding GntR family transcriptional regulator — MINRNSVIPIYYQIEDWIKSQIENEQLRVDKVIPSERELTELFGVSRYTVRQAIGNLVNEGYLYRLSGKGTFVKDRNVIYKENKYTSFSEDMESLGKILKNKVIGFAITTASSSIANRLSINEKDDVISIKRIRSVDDVPFSYEMLFIPREIVGNMDEGFAEGSMMDYYENHLGLDIDHSLETIESVKAIEKTAEKLQVPKDAPLLLVKSKLFLGNGKQIHYRKSYFRGDKYKFTIKLKR; from the coding sequence ATGATAAACAGAAATTCAGTAATACCTATCTATTACCAAATAGAAGATTGGATTAAATCACAAATAGAAAATGAACAACTGAGGGTTGATAAAGTAATACCCTCCGAAAGAGAGTTAACGGAACTTTTTGGTGTAAGTAGGTATACCGTTAGACAAGCCATTGGCAATTTAGTCAATGAAGGATATCTATACCGTCTTTCTGGCAAGGGAACCTTCGTAAAGGATAGGAATGTTATATATAAAGAAAATAAATATACAAGTTTTTCAGAGGATATGGAAAGCTTGGGGAAAATTTTAAAAAACAAGGTTATTGGCTTTGCTATTACTACTGCCTCCAGTAGTATAGCAAATAGACTTTCCATAAATGAAAAGGATGATGTAATCTCTATAAAAAGGATTAGATCTGTGGATGATGTTCCCTTTTCTTATGAAATGCTTTTTATCCCTAGAGAAATAGTAGGTAACATGGATGAAGGCTTTGCAGAAGGCTCCATGATGGATTATTATGAAAATCATTTAGGTTTAGATATTGATCATTCGCTGGAGACCATTGAATCTGTTAAAGCTATAGAAAAAACAGCAGAAAAATTACAAGTTCCCAAGGATGCGCCACTTTTATTAGTAAAATCAAAGCTATTTTTAGGGAATGGAAAGCAAATACATTATAGGAAGAGTTACTTTAGAGGAGATAAATATAAATTTACAATAAAGTTAAAAAGATAA
- a CDS encoding polysaccharide biosynthesis protein, producing MRKKIFVVLLVAIDAALMNLGFLLAFYIRFDGVLSGKMATQYLPVYLDNAVNLTLIKLGLFYLFGMYKNLWKYASIEEVFQIATTVFVANAGVVTYMMMTQQMLPRSIYILIFLLDILLIGGVRLSYRLTRNMGKNLKEHGFAGIIKNKGQKRIMIVGAGQAGAMVIKELRRHEGLHSKPVAIIDDDDSKLGSKIHGVPVLGDRYHIKKIAEKKKVDEIIIALPSAYKKETREIIEEANKTKCKLKIVPGIYELLDGQVSIKELRDVEIEDLLGRDPVVVDLEEISSYLANKVVLVTGGGGSIGSEICRQIANFQPSKLVLVDIYENNAYDIQNELRRNYPDLKLEVLIASVRDKKRLEEIFIVHQPQVVFHAAAHKHVPLMEASPQEAIKNNVFGTKNVAECAHDYGVEKFVLISTDKAVNPTNIMGATKRVAEMIIQSMDRISKTEFVAVRFGNVLGSNGSVIPLFRRQIAEGGPVTVTDAEMTRYFMTIPEAVQLVIQAGAMAQGGEIFVLDMGEPVKIMDLARNLIRLSGFEPEVDIPIEIVGLRPGEKLYEELLMDEEGLSATKHHKIFVGKPVFTDLKLLHRELDILLDLLWGGPEAIKEYMVKMVPTYKRTS from the coding sequence ATGAGAAAAAAAATATTTGTAGTGTTACTTGTGGCCATTGATGCAGCATTGATGAATCTAGGCTTTCTTTTAGCCTTTTATATTCGATTTGATGGCGTGCTATCTGGCAAGATGGCAACCCAGTACTTACCTGTTTATTTAGACAATGCTGTGAACTTAACCCTGATTAAATTAGGACTCTTTTATCTCTTTGGCATGTATAAAAACCTATGGAAATATGCCAGCATCGAAGAGGTGTTTCAGATAGCCACTACAGTCTTTGTGGCCAATGCCGGAGTTGTTACCTATATGATGATGACCCAGCAGATGTTACCTAGAAGTATTTATATACTCATCTTTTTATTAGATATCCTGTTGATAGGTGGGGTTCGTCTCAGCTATCGCTTGACGAGAAATATGGGGAAAAATTTAAAGGAGCATGGTTTTGCAGGTATAATCAAGAATAAAGGCCAAAAACGTATTATGATTGTTGGTGCAGGCCAAGCTGGGGCTATGGTCATCAAGGAGTTAAGAAGACATGAGGGCCTCCATAGTAAACCGGTGGCCATCATCGATGATGATGATAGTAAGCTGGGATCGAAAATCCACGGGGTGCCAGTTCTAGGGGACAGGTATCACATTAAAAAGATAGCAGAGAAGAAAAAGGTAGATGAAATTATCATTGCCCTTCCCTCCGCCTATAAAAAGGAAACGAGAGAAATTATAGAGGAGGCCAATAAAACCAAGTGTAAGCTTAAAATTGTGCCGGGGATTTATGAACTGTTGGATGGACAGGTCAGTATTAAGGAACTGCGGGATGTGGAAATCGAAGACCTATTAGGTAGAGATCCTGTGGTGGTGGATCTAGAGGAGATCAGCAGTTATTTAGCCAATAAGGTGGTTTTGGTTACTGGTGGTGGTGGTTCCATCGGTTCCGAGATTTGTCGTCAGATTGCCAACTTTCAACCTAGCAAGCTAGTACTTGTAGATATCTATGAAAACAATGCCTATGATATACAAAATGAGCTGCGGAGAAATTATCCTGATTTAAAATTAGAGGTGCTCATTGCCTCTGTACGGGACAAAAAGAGGCTGGAGGAAATATTTATTGTCCATCAGCCCCAGGTGGTTTTCCATGCAGCAGCCCACAAGCATGTACCCTTGATGGAGGCCAGTCCCCAAGAGGCTATTAAGAACAATGTTTTTGGCACTAAAAATGTAGCGGAATGTGCCCATGATTATGGGGTGGAGAAGTTTGTTTTAATATCCACCGATAAGGCTGTGAACCCCACCAACATCATGGGGGCCACCAAAAGGGTGGCAGAGATGATTATTCAGTCGATGGATCGTATCAGTAAAACGGAGTTTGTGGCGGTGCGATTTGGCAATGTTTTAGGAAGCAATGGCAGTGTTATACCCCTTTTTAGAAGGCAAATTGCTGAAGGAGGACCGGTTACTGTGACGGATGCTGAGATGACAAGGTATTTTATGACCATCCCAGAGGCTGTACAGCTGGTGATCCAGGCCGGCGCCATGGCCCAAGGGGGAGAGATCTTTGTACTGGATATGGGCGAACCGGTAAAGATTATGGATTTAGCCAGAAATCTCATTCGTCTGTCGGGCTTTGAGCCGGAGGTGGATATACCTATAGAGATTGTAGGCCTTCGTCCAGGGGAGAAGCTATATGAGGAGCTGCTAATGGATGAAGAAGGTCTATCGGCCACCAAGCACCATAAGATTTTTGTAGGCAAGCCGGTCTTTACGGATCTAAAGCTATTACATAGGGAGTTAGATATTTTGTTGGACCTATTGTGGGGAGGACCCGAGGCTATCAAGGAATACATGGTAAAAATGGTCCCCACCTATAAACGAACCAGTTAA